Proteins from one Deinococcus sp. AB2017081 genomic window:
- a CDS encoding argininosuccinate synthase — MAKDKIVLAYSGGLDTSIILKWLQTERDYDVVCFTADLGQGDEVEEARVKALNTGAVAAYALDLKEEFVRDYVFPMFRSSALYEGYYLLGTSIARPLIAKKMVEIAEKEGAVAVSHGATGKGNDQVRFEMTAYALNPDIVTVAPWRDWEFQGRADLETFAREHGIPVPTTKKDPWSTDANLLHISYEGGILEDPWAEPPAHMFKLTTDPTEAPSEPEYVEIEFEAGNPVAIGGERLSPAALLQRANELGGKHGVGRLDLVENRFVGMKSRGVYETPGGTVLYHARRAVESLTLDREVLHQRDALGPKYAELVYNGFWFAPEREALQVYFDHVASSVTGTARLKLYKGSVTVAGRKAPQSLYDKDLVSFEAGGDYNQHDAGAFIKLNALRMRVQARVKAKAEAQAEQQPAKV; from the coding sequence ATGGCGAAAGACAAGATCGTACTGGCGTACTCCGGCGGCCTCGACACCAGCATCATCCTCAAGTGGCTCCAGACGGAGCGCGACTACGACGTCGTGTGCTTCACCGCTGACCTCGGCCAGGGCGACGAGGTGGAGGAGGCGCGCGTCAAGGCGCTGAACACCGGCGCGGTCGCCGCGTATGCGCTGGATCTGAAAGAGGAGTTCGTGCGGGACTACGTGTTCCCCATGTTCCGCTCCTCGGCGCTGTACGAGGGCTACTACCTGCTCGGCACGTCCATTGCCCGGCCACTGATCGCCAAGAAGATGGTCGAGATCGCCGAGAAGGAGGGCGCGGTCGCCGTGTCGCACGGCGCGACCGGCAAGGGCAACGACCAGGTGCGCTTCGAGATGACCGCCTACGCCCTGAACCCCGACATCGTCACCGTGGCCCCGTGGCGCGACTGGGAGTTCCAGGGCCGCGCCGACCTGGAAACCTTCGCCCGCGAGCACGGCATCCCCGTGCCCACCACCAAGAAGGATCCCTGGAGCACCGACGCCAACCTGCTGCACATCTCCTACGAGGGCGGCATCCTCGAAGACCCGTGGGCCGAGCCGCCCGCGCACATGTTCAAGCTGACCACCGACCCCACCGAGGCCCCCAGTGAACCCGAGTACGTGGAGATCGAGTTCGAGGCCGGGAATCCGGTGGCAATTGGTGGCGAGCGGCTGAGCCCCGCCGCGCTGCTCCAGCGGGCGAACGAACTTGGCGGGAAGCACGGCGTGGGCCGCCTCGACCTCGTCGAGAACCGCTTCGTGGGCATGAAGTCCCGCGGCGTGTACGAGACGCCCGGCGGCACCGTGCTGTACCACGCCCGCCGCGCCGTGGAGAGCCTCACCCTCGACCGCGAGGTGCTGCACCAGCGCGACGCCCTGGGGCCCAAGTATGCGGAACTCGTGTACAACGGCTTCTGGTTCGCCCCCGAACGCGAGGCGCTGCAGGTGTACTTCGACCACGTGGCCTCCAGCGTGACCGGCACCGCCCGCCTGAAGCTCTACAAGGGCAGTGTCACCGTCGCCGGCCGCAAGGCCCCCCAGAGCCTGTACGACAAGGATCTGGTGTCCTTCGAGGCGGGCGGCGACTACAACCAGCACGACGCCGGCGCGTTCATCAAACTCAACGCCCTGCGCATGCGCGTCCAGGCCCGCGTGAAGGCCAAGGCCGAAGCTCAGGCCGAGCAGCAACCCGCGAAGGTCTGA
- a CDS encoding GNAT family N-acetyltransferase — translation MTLPPGYTLRPATVHDAALIQSQRTAMFTDMGSDPAKLAQVHDAGVAWHRRMLAGGGYTGLLVEHSGDVVAGAGILWKDFPPNADTDSTVRAYLLNVYVVPDHRGHALARHLVEAALDECRARGVNTVTLTASDAGRPTYERLGFVPQKEMKLLIPEVPL, via the coding sequence GTGACCCTGCCGCCCGGTTACACCCTGCGCCCCGCCACCGTCCACGACGCGGCGCTGATCCAGTCTCAACGCACGGCCATGTTCACCGACATGGGCAGCGACCCGGCAAAGCTGGCGCAGGTACATGATGCGGGCGTGGCGTGGCATCGGCGGATGCTCGCGGGTGGCGGCTACACCGGCCTGCTGGTCGAGCACAGCGGAGATGTGGTGGCGGGGGCCGGCATCCTGTGGAAGGACTTTCCGCCGAATGCGGACACGGACTCGACGGTGCGGGCGTACCTGCTGAATGTGTACGTCGTGCCCGACCACCGCGGGCACGCGCTGGCCCGGCATCTGGTGGAGGCCGCACTGGACGAGTGCCGCGCCCGCGGCGTGAACACCGTGACCCTCACGGCGTCCGACGCCGGGCGGCCCACGTACGAGCGGCTGGGCTTCGTGCCGCAGAAGGAAATGAAGCTTCTGATCCCGGAGGTGCCGTTGTGA
- a CDS encoding GNAT family N-acetyltransferase has translation MTMTQEHIRLAQSADKDTVTRVFHEAGLDTDATLAEGTTYWVLERGDQAVGAIGLEHGDGVSLLRGAAVIPSARGGGLGRRLVMSAIEYAQGRGDRAIYMFSKGGDWGTFGFTQVPLAVVMGEVPDAPQVQAYRDRGDRPGGTTWMRELSAS, from the coding sequence ATGACCATGACCCAGGAGCACATCCGACTGGCGCAGAGCGCCGACAAGGACACCGTCACCCGCGTCTTCCACGAGGCCGGGCTGGACACCGACGCCACGCTGGCCGAGGGCACCACGTACTGGGTGCTGGAGCGGGGCGATCAGGCGGTCGGCGCGATCGGGCTGGAGCACGGCGACGGCGTGAGCCTGCTGCGTGGCGCGGCCGTGATTCCCTCGGCGCGGGGTGGCGGGCTGGGGCGGCGGCTGGTCATGAGCGCCATCGAGTACGCGCAGGGGCGCGGCGACCGCGCGATCTACATGTTCTCCAAGGGCGGCGACTGGGGCACCTTCGGCTTCACGCAGGTGCCGCTGGCCGTGGTCATGGGCGAGGTGCCGGACGCGCCGCAGGTGCAGGCGTACCGCGACCGGGGCGACCGGCCGGGCGGCACCACGTGGATGCGCGAACTGTCCGCGAGCTGA
- a CDS encoding response regulator transcription factor: MTTPDARPTAPSVLVVEDDPGIREYLLLGLHYEGFRVRTAATGSEALAEAGREEPDVLLLDVMLPGLDGFAVLRALRERSQVPVLMLTARDGVDDRIAGLTGGADDYLVKPFHFGELVARVHALLRRTQPERGRTLGYADVTLDTELREATRAGRPLELSPRALGLLEALLRHPERALSKSLLLDTVWGPSFLGDDNIVEVYVRQLRRALGDPELIHTVRGVGYALRLRGT, encoded by the coding sequence ATGACGACTCCCGATGCCCGGCCCACCGCGCCGTCCGTGCTGGTCGTGGAGGACGATCCCGGCATCCGCGAGTACCTCCTGCTGGGCCTGCACTACGAGGGCTTCCGCGTACGCACCGCCGCCACCGGCTCCGAGGCCCTCGCCGAGGCGGGCCGCGAGGAGCCCGACGTCCTGCTGCTGGACGTCATGCTGCCGGGTCTGGACGGCTTCGCGGTGCTGCGGGCCCTGCGCGAGCGCTCGCAGGTGCCGGTGCTCATGCTGACCGCCCGCGACGGCGTGGACGACCGGATCGCCGGCCTGACCGGCGGCGCGGACGACTATCTGGTCAAGCCCTTCCACTTCGGTGAGCTGGTCGCACGGGTGCATGCCCTGCTGCGCCGCACCCAGCCCGAGCGCGGCCGGACGCTGGGTTACGCGGACGTGACCCTGGACACCGAGCTGCGCGAGGCGACCCGCGCCGGGCGTCCGCTGGAGCTGAGTCCCCGCGCCCTGGGCCTGCTGGAGGCGCTGCTGCGCCACCCGGAACGGGCGCTGTCCAAGTCCCTGCTGCTGGACACCGTGTGGGGGCCATCGTTCCTGGGCGACGACAACATCGTCGAGGTCTACGTGCGCCAGCTGCGCCGCGCCCTGGGCGATCCGGAACTGATCCACACGGTGCGCGGCGTGGGCTACGCGCTGCGGCTGCGCGGCACGTGA
- a CDS encoding GNAT family N-acetyltransferase: MTDAVTLTDMHVKLREARPEDFDIIRDLLTRCGLTTGSVTSEGCTYWIADLDGVPGGCIGLEHGPGVSLIRSTAVVPEARNQGLGRALVTSALTQASLLGNRAVYLFSEEAGNYWRRFDFVPSTPDEIIAAMPAAPQVVSGLTKGWIHAEQAWKRTLVGDGAA; the protein is encoded by the coding sequence ATGACCGACGCCGTGACCCTGACCGACATGCACGTGAAGCTCCGCGAGGCCCGCCCGGAGGACTTCGACATCATCCGCGACCTGCTCACCCGCTGCGGCCTGACGACCGGGAGCGTGACGAGTGAGGGCTGCACGTACTGGATCGCCGATCTGGACGGTGTGCCCGGCGGGTGCATCGGGCTGGAGCACGGGCCGGGGGTGTCCTTGATCCGCTCGACGGCGGTGGTGCCCGAGGCCCGCAACCAGGGGCTGGGGCGGGCGCTCGTGACGTCGGCGCTGACGCAGGCGTCGCTGCTGGGGAACCGCGCGGTGTACCTGTTCAGCGAGGAGGCCGGCAACTACTGGCGGCGCTTCGACTTCGTGCCGTCCACGCCGGACGAGATCATCGCGGCCATGCCGGCGGCCCCGCAGGTCGTGAGCGGCCTGACCAAAGGCTGGATCCACGCCGAGCAGGCGTGGAAACGCACCCTGGTGGGTGACGGCGCGGCATGA
- a CDS encoding EthD family reductase — MIKLTVLYGTPTDPAAFDAYYHGTHLPLVHPIPGLRRAEVARVVGTPDGSAPAHHLIAELYFDDLAAFQAGMGGPEGQAAAADIPNFATGGATLLISEVLG; from the coding sequence ATGATCAAGCTCACGGTGCTGTACGGCACGCCCACCGACCCCGCCGCCTTCGACGCGTACTACCACGGCACGCACCTGCCGCTGGTCCATCCCATCCCTGGCCTGCGCCGCGCCGAGGTCGCCCGCGTGGTCGGCACGCCGGACGGCAGCGCGCCCGCGCACCACCTGATCGCCGAGCTGTACTTCGACGACCTGGCCGCGTTCCAGGCGGGCATGGGCGGCCCCGAGGGGCAGGCCGCGGCCGCCGACATCCCGAACTTCGCCACGGGCGGCGCGACCCTGCTGATCAGCGAGGTGCTGGGCTGA
- a CDS encoding DinB family protein — MSTLAQVVADHLPYLQGLTEAQASYQPAPGVWSAKQILGHLIDSGVNNHARFVRAAAEDGLRLPGYDQTAWVASGGYQERPWAEVLALWAAYQTQLAQVIATLPAASLEHTLSIGGGESITLRFVAEDYVRHHLHHLGQIPGRVGT; from the coding sequence GTGTCGACCCTGGCCCAGGTCGTCGCTGACCACCTCCCATACCTCCAGGGGCTGACCGAGGCCCAGGCGTCGTACCAGCCCGCCCCCGGGGTGTGGAGTGCGAAGCAGATCCTGGGCCACCTGATCGACAGCGGCGTGAACAACCACGCCCGCTTCGTCCGCGCCGCCGCCGAGGACGGCCTGAGGCTGCCCGGCTACGACCAGACCGCGTGGGTCGCGTCGGGCGGGTATCAGGAGCGTCCGTGGGCCGAGGTGCTGGCCCTGTGGGCCGCATACCAGACGCAGCTGGCCCAAGTGATCGCTACGCTGCCCGCTGCCAGTCTGGAGCACACCCTGAGCATCGGCGGCGGCGAGAGCATCACTTTGCGCTTCGTCGCGGAGGACTACGTGCGGCATCACCTGCACCATCTGGGCCAGATTCCGGGGCGGGTGGGGACGTGA
- a CDS encoding N-acetyltransferase → MTLLGLDSIAVPDVHPDAPLTARKAKLSDIDAIHELIGYWAARGQMLVRSRSLLAETIRDFHLIFAEPHEGRPGGLAGVCGLHLLAPDLAEVRGLAIHPNLQGRGLGRQLVAACEAEARAIDLPALFAWTYQQSFFEKCGFTRIDKTNLHPKVWSECQRCAFFENCNEIAMHRDLTVG, encoded by the coding sequence ATGACCCTGCTGGGCCTGGATTCCATCGCCGTGCCGGATGTCCACCCGGACGCGCCGCTCACGGCCCGTAAGGCGAAGCTCTCGGACATCGACGCGATCCATGAGCTGATCGGCTACTGGGCGGCGCGGGGGCAGATGCTGGTGCGCTCGCGCTCGCTGCTGGCCGAGACCATCCGCGATTTTCACCTGATCTTCGCCGAGCCCCACGAGGGCAGACCCGGCGGACTGGCCGGCGTGTGCGGCCTGCACCTCCTGGCCCCTGATCTGGCCGAGGTGCGTGGGCTGGCGATCCACCCGAACCTCCAGGGACGCGGTCTGGGCCGGCAACTCGTGGCCGCGTGCGAGGCCGAGGCGCGGGCCATCGACCTGCCGGCGCTGTTCGCGTGGACGTACCAGCAGAGCTTCTTCGAGAAGTGCGGCTTCACGCGCATCGACAAGACCAACCTGCACCCGAAGGTCTGGAGCGAGTGCCAGCGCTGCGCGTTCTTTGAGAACTGCAACGAGATCGCCATGCACCGGGATCTGACGGTCGGGTAG
- the argH gene encoding argininosuccinate lyase yields MTTNTQDKKLWGGRFAEATDGLVELFNASVGFDQRLAEQDIRGSLAHVAMLGQVGILDSGEVAQITDGLNAVLADICAGNFEWRLDREDVHMNVEAALRDRIGPVAGKLHTARSRNDQVAVDFRLFTKEAALDLAGKTRALRAVMLAEAEKHLAAEVILPGYTHLQVAQPILLSHWFMAYVAMLERDEGRFRDAAARMDESPLGSSALAGTPWPIDRHATAAALGFARPTANSLDGVGSRDFALEFLSACAILSAHLSRLSEELILYSTFEFGFLTLPDSHTTGSSIMPQKKNPDVSELARGKAGRVFGNLMGLLTVVKGTPLAYNKDLQEDKEGVFDSYDTLSIVLRLYAEMMPKTVWHAKVTEAAAARGYSTATDVADFLARQGVPFREAHEVVGGLVGTASRSGRQLWELTDDELRAAHPLLNAEVAQALTVQESVKNRASFGGTSPERVREAIENARGALKP; encoded by the coding sequence ATGACGACGAACACGCAGGATAAAAAACTCTGGGGGGGCCGGTTCGCGGAGGCCACCGACGGGCTCGTGGAACTCTTCAATGCCTCGGTGGGCTTCGACCAGCGGCTGGCCGAGCAGGACATCCGGGGCTCGCTGGCGCACGTGGCGATGCTCGGGCAGGTCGGAATTCTGGACTCGGGCGAGGTCGCGCAGATCACGGACGGCCTGAACGCGGTGCTGGCCGACATCTGCGCCGGGAACTTCGAGTGGCGGCTCGACCGTGAGGACGTGCACATGAACGTGGAGGCGGCCCTGCGTGACCGGATCGGGCCGGTGGCGGGCAAGCTGCACACGGCCCGCAGCCGGAACGATCAGGTGGCCGTGGACTTCCGGCTGTTCACGAAGGAGGCGGCGCTCGACCTGGCGGGCAAGACCCGCGCCCTGCGCGCCGTGATGCTCGCGGAGGCGGAGAAGCACCTGGCCGCCGAGGTCATCCTGCCGGGGTACACGCACCTGCAGGTGGCGCAGCCGATCCTGCTGAGCCACTGGTTCATGGCGTACGTGGCGATGCTGGAGCGCGACGAGGGCCGCTTCCGGGACGCGGCGGCGCGCATGGACGAGTCGCCGCTGGGGTCGTCGGCGCTGGCGGGAACGCCGTGGCCCATCGACCGGCACGCGACGGCGGCGGCGCTGGGCTTCGCGCGCCCGACCGCGAACTCGCTGGACGGCGTGGGCAGCCGGGACTTCGCGCTGGAGTTCCTGTCGGCCTGCGCGATCCTCTCGGCGCACCTGTCGCGCCTGTCGGAGGAACTGATCCTGTACTCGACCTTCGAGTTCGGCTTTCTCACGCTGCCGGACTCGCACACCACGGGGTCCAGCATCATGCCGCAGAAGAAGAACCCGGACGTGTCCGAACTCGCGCGCGGCAAGGCGGGCCGCGTGTTCGGGAACCTGATGGGCCTCCTGACCGTCGTGAAGGGCACGCCGCTGGCGTACAACAAGGACTTGCAGGAGGACAAGGAGGGCGTGTTCGACTCGTACGACACCCTGTCCATCGTGCTGCGCCTGTACGCCGAGATGATGCCCAAGACCGTGTGGCACGCGAAGGTCACCGAGGCCGCCGCCGCGCGCGGTTACAGCACGGCGACCGACGTCGCGGACTTCCTGGCCCGTCAGGGGGTGCCCTTCCGCGAGGCGCACGAGGTCGTGGGCGGGCTGGTCGGCACGGCGTCACGCTCCGGGCGGCAGCTGTGGGAACTCACCGACGACGAGCTGCGCGCCGCGCATCCGCTCCTGAACGCGGAGGTCGCACAGGCGCTGACCGTGCAGGAGAGCGTGAAGAACCGCGCCAGCTTCGGCGGCACCTCCCCGGAGCGCGTGCGGGAGGCCATCGAGAACGCGCGGGGAGCGCTGAAGCCATGA
- a CDS encoding sensor histidine kinase, producing MTLRARLLALLVVVLLAAFGLAGTAVTLGVRASAWAQAEQTVTRALAGVNLAGAGVDGQDTRLGVWYRRLSEEALGLRTRGTLILPDGRTYGTDSGSDAVDAAAVARARRDGQAVSGITRLVSTPGGTVLALDVPRAEVDGLARRTAGIFAGVAAVTLLLATVGAWWLLGVGLRPVRVMARRAEDLHPAGVAGADLGARLPLPGPHDEVRSLAESLNRLLARLEDSVSRLRTEEARTRAFAADASHELRTPLAAIAGSLEVLERAGDDPDVRGRLHATLRRETRRATRLVEDLLTLTRLDAGAGLRLEVLEPWPLLLETTEAARHLAPHLTLEVQAAPDMRRARVTADRTRLEGAVWNLLRNAMTATPAGGSVNVTLDGDPTTVRIAVRNPARLPDEFRARMFDRFARGPDAPPGGVGLGLAIVQATARAHGGDVAVTQHPDDLEVSITLPRASP from the coding sequence ATGACGCTGCGGGCCCGGCTGCTGGCGCTGCTGGTGGTCGTCCTGCTGGCCGCCTTCGGGCTGGCGGGCACGGCCGTCACGCTGGGGGTGCGGGCCTCGGCGTGGGCACAGGCCGAGCAGACCGTCACCCGCGCCCTGGCAGGCGTGAATCTTGCTGGGGCCGGCGTGGACGGACAGGACACCCGGCTGGGCGTGTGGTACCGCCGCCTGTCGGAGGAGGCGCTGGGCCTGCGCACGCGCGGCACGCTGATCCTGCCGGACGGGCGCACCTACGGCACGGATTCGGGGTCGGATGCCGTGGACGCCGCCGCCGTGGCCCGGGCCCGCCGGGACGGGCAGGCGGTCAGCGGAATCACACGGCTCGTGAGCACGCCGGGCGGCACGGTGCTGGCCCTGGACGTGCCCCGCGCCGAGGTGGACGGCCTGGCCCGGCGCACCGCCGGGATCTTCGCGGGTGTGGCCGCCGTGACGCTGCTGCTGGCCACCGTGGGCGCGTGGTGGCTGCTGGGCGTGGGCCTGCGCCCCGTGCGCGTCATGGCCCGCCGCGCCGAGGATCTGCACCCTGCCGGCGTGGCGGGCGCGGATCTGGGGGCCAGACTGCCGCTGCCCGGCCCCCACGACGAGGTGCGCTCGCTGGCCGAGAGCCTGAACCGCCTGCTGGCCCGCCTGGAGGACAGCGTGTCGCGCCTGCGCACCGAGGAGGCCCGCACCCGGGCGTTTGCCGCCGACGCCAGCCACGAACTGCGCACGCCCCTGGCCGCGATCGCCGGCAGCCTGGAGGTGCTGGAACGCGCCGGAGACGACCCGGACGTGCGCGGTCGCCTGCACGCCACCCTGCGCCGCGAGACCCGCCGCGCCACCCGGCTCGTCGAGGATCTGCTGACCCTGACCCGCCTGGACGCCGGGGCCGGGCTGCGGCTGGAGGTGCTGGAGCCGTGGCCGCTGCTGCTGGAGACCACCGAGGCCGCCCGGCACCTCGCGCCGCACCTGACGCTGGAGGTACAGGCCGCGCCGGACATGCGCCGCGCCCGCGTGACCGCCGACCGCACGCGCCTGGAAGGGGCCGTGTGGAACCTGCTGCGCAACGCCATGACCGCCACCCCGGCCGGCGGCAGCGTGAACGTCACGCTAGACGGTGACCCCACCACCGTGCGCATTGCGGTGCGCAACCCCGCCCGCCTGCCCGACGAGTTCCGTGCCCGCATGTTCGACCGCTTTGCCCGTGGCCCGGACGCCCCACCGGGCGGCGTGGGCCTGGGGCTGGCGATCGTGCAGGCCACCGCCCGTGCCCACGGCGGCGACGTGGCCGTCACGCAGCACCCGGACGACCTGGAGGTCAGCATCACCCTGCCCCGCGCCAGCCCGTAG
- a CDS encoding MFS transporter gives MSDRSSRHPLRVFLVMEAGLAFAFALAFTLQGVYFVQVVGLSPLQLLLIGAALEGAAFMLEVPTGVLADVYSRRLSIVLGCALLGVGLLLVGSFPVFGVIVAAQVVSAAGYTCLSGAQQAWLADELGEERLGGALLLGGQYGRVAGIAGVLGAALLARWGGPAAATLAGGGAALLVGAYLALRMPETGFRPAAREERSTWAALSAPLRDGAKAVRGSAFLGTLIVAAGLYGASTEAIDRLHEFLLLRETGLPAALGGVTLGTSDWFVALSLAGAVVGWAVIEPLRRRLDLGDARRVARTLRVVLAGSVGALLAFAFAPGFGWAAAALLVHGVLRGLYSPLYAAWLNHGLAPGSRATVNSFAAQADALGQVSCGPLFGLAGNVWGVRAALALAAAVRLPTLALLARAGRSSARGAGAER, from the coding sequence ATGTCCGATCGTTCATCCCGCCATCCGCTGCGGGTCTTTCTCGTCATGGAGGCCGGTCTGGCCTTCGCGTTTGCCCTGGCGTTCACGCTCCAGGGCGTGTATTTCGTGCAGGTGGTGGGCCTCTCGCCCCTGCAGCTGCTGCTCATCGGCGCGGCGCTGGAGGGCGCGGCCTTCATGCTGGAGGTGCCCACCGGCGTCCTGGCGGACGTGTATTCGCGCCGGCTGTCGATCGTGCTGGGCTGCGCGCTGCTGGGCGTGGGGCTGCTGCTGGTGGGCTCGTTTCCGGTGTTCGGGGTGATCGTGGCCGCGCAGGTGGTCAGCGCGGCGGGGTACACCTGCCTGAGCGGCGCGCAGCAGGCGTGGCTGGCCGACGAGCTCGGCGAGGAGCGCCTGGGCGGGGCGCTGCTGCTGGGCGGGCAGTACGGGCGCGTGGCGGGGATCGCGGGCGTGCTCGGCGCGGCGCTGCTGGCGCGCTGGGGCGGCCCGGCCGCTGCGACGCTCGCGGGCGGGGGGGCGGCGCTGCTCGTCGGGGCGTACCTCGCGCTGCGCATGCCCGAGACCGGCTTCCGCCCCGCCGCGCGGGAGGAGCGCTCCACGTGGGCGGCCCTGAGCGCGCCCCTGAGGGACGGAGCGAAAGCCGTACGCGGCAGCGCCTTTCTGGGCACCCTGATCGTGGCGGCCGGGCTGTACGGCGCGAGCACCGAGGCGATCGACCGCCTGCACGAGTTCCTGCTGCTGCGCGAGACCGGTCTGCCCGCCGCGCTGGGCGGCGTGACGCTGGGGACGTCCGACTGGTTCGTGGCCCTGAGTCTCGCGGGGGCCGTGGTCGGCTGGGCAGTGATCGAGCCGCTGCGCCGCCGCCTCGACCTGGGTGACGCGCGGCGGGTGGCGCGCACGCTGCGGGTTGTGCTGGCCGGCTCGGTGGGGGCGCTGTTGGCCTTCGCATTCGCGCCGGGCTTCGGGTGGGCGGCCGCCGCGCTGCTCGTGCACGGCGTGCTGCGCGGCCTGTACTCGCCGCTGTACGCCGCGTGGCTGAACCACGGCCTCGCGCCGGGGTCGCGCGCCACCGTGAACTCCTTCGCCGCGCAGGCCGACGCGCTGGGGCAGGTCAGCTGCGGGCCGCTGTTCGGGCTGGCGGGGAACGTGTGGGGCGTGCGCGCCGCGCTGGCGCTGGCTGCTGCGGTGCGCCTGCCCACGCTGGCGCTGCTCGCGCGGGCCGGGCGCTCGTCCGCCAGGGGGGCCGGCGCGGAACGCTAG
- a CDS encoding pyridoxal phosphate-dependent aminotransferase: MPQLLSRALASQESVFARMSRLAAQYGAVNLGQGFPADAPPDFLLDAARRAVGTVDQYSAPAGLPALRDAVGADLGVDGADVVITCGATEALNVLALSLYGPGDEVLMLEPVFDVYLPQARLAGADAVTVPMTLDPVGGWSLDLAALRAAVTPRTRALLLNSPFNPTGTVFSAAELGEVVALARAHDLWIVSDEVYDELYFGERPVSLRSLAPERTFTVGSAGKRLEATGWRVGWIACPPGLSGMVAGIRQQGSFCSPAPLQAAVALSLPVARDSGFYAGLREEYAGRMALLAGGLRDLGATVYEPRGTYFLTALRPGWSAESLVERAGVAVIPGEAFYAQHAAPPGLLRVAFCKSRDDIGRALERLTAVPT, from the coding sequence ATGCCCCAGCTGCTGTCCCGTGCCCTGGCCTCGCAGGAAAGTGTGTTCGCCCGCATGAGCCGCCTCGCCGCGCAGTACGGCGCGGTGAACCTCGGCCAGGGCTTCCCGGCCGACGCGCCGCCCGACTTCCTGCTGGACGCGGCCCGGCGCGCGGTGGGCACGGTGGACCAGTACTCGGCCCCGGCAGGCCTGCCCGCGCTGCGGGACGCGGTGGGAGCCGACCTGGGCGTGGACGGCGCGGACGTGGTCATCACCTGCGGCGCGACCGAGGCGCTGAACGTCCTGGCGCTGTCGCTCTACGGCCCCGGCGACGAGGTGCTGATGCTCGAACCCGTGTTCGACGTGTACCTCCCGCAGGCGCGGCTGGCGGGCGCGGACGCCGTGACGGTGCCGATGACGCTCGACCCGGTGGGCGGGTGGTCGCTGGATCTGGCGGCCCTGCGGGCAGCGGTCACGCCGCGCACGCGGGCGCTGCTGCTGAACAGCCCCTTCAACCCGACCGGCACGGTGTTCAGCGCGGCGGAACTGGGGGAGGTCGTGGCGCTCGCCCGCGCGCACGACCTGTGGATCGTCTCGGACGAGGTGTACGACGAGCTGTACTTCGGCGAGCGGCCCGTCAGCCTGCGGAGCCTCGCGCCGGAGCGCACCTTCACGGTCGGCAGCGCGGGCAAGCGGCTGGAGGCGACCGGGTGGCGGGTGGGCTGGATCGCGTGCCCGCCGGGGCTGTCGGGCATGGTCGCGGGCATCCGGCAGCAGGGGTCGTTCTGCTCGCCCGCGCCGCTGCAGGCGGCGGTGGCGCTGTCCCTGCCGGTGGCGCGGGATTCGGGCTTCTACGCCGGGCTGCGCGAGGAGTACGCCGGGCGCATGGCGCTGCTCGCGGGCGGGCTGCGCGACCTGGGAGCCACGGTCTATGAGCCGCGCGGCACGTACTTCCTGACGGCCCTGCGCCCCGGCTGGAGCGCCGAGTCGCTCGTCGAGCGTGCGGGTGTGGCGGTCATTCCCGGCGAGGCCTTCTACGCGCAGCACGCCGCGCCGCCGGGGCTGCTGCGCGTGGCGTTCTGCAAGTCCCGGGACGACATCGGGCGGGCGCTGGAACGGCTGACGGCGGTGCCAACGTAA
- a CDS encoding GNAT family N-acetyltransferase → MTLRPVNRDDIPHFHAVMMAAGMDPRSSWSRTTPADLERSLFSPGSGGFLALGGRGEAVGCVGYRPDGEHTLTLNKLATRPDARGTGLGRALVWQVEHVARAGGYGRVLLAVSQFNLDVLPFYEKLGYVVSGDTYAHANPSSPPPVVLVKPISAPLSEGRGAGGEGSRPQPTEDTT, encoded by the coding sequence GTGACCCTTCGCCCCGTCAACCGCGACGACATCCCCCACTTCCACGCCGTGATGATGGCCGCCGGCATGGATCCCCGCTCCAGCTGGAGCCGCACCACGCCCGCCGATCTGGAACGTTCGCTGTTCTCGCCCGGCTCTGGCGGCTTTCTGGCGCTCGGCGGCAGGGGAGAGGCGGTCGGCTGCGTCGGCTACCGGCCGGACGGCGAACACACCCTGACGCTGAACAAGCTGGCGACCCGGCCGGACGCCCGCGGCACCGGCCTGGGTCGCGCGCTGGTGTGGCAGGTCGAGCATGTCGCCCGCGCGGGCGGCTACGGGCGCGTGTTGCTGGCGGTGTCGCAGTTCAATCTGGACGTCCTGCCCTTCTATGAGAAACTCGGCTACGTCGTATCAGGCGACACGTACGCCCACGCGAATCCCAGCAGCCCGCCGCCGGTGGTGCTGGTCAAACCGATCTCTGCCCCCCTCTCCGAGGGGAGAGGGGCTGGGGGAGAGGGGTCACGTCCCCAGCCCACCGAGGACACCACATGA